DNA sequence from the Butyricimonas faecalis genome:
GCGGAAGGATATGCACAGATCGTGAAGGCCGCGGCCGGAGATCCGGATAAGGCGGTAATGATGTTAATTACCGATAAGTTACCGGAATTGGTGAAAACGCAAGTGGAGGCTGTTAAGAATATAAAGATTGACAAAATTACAGTTTGGGATGGTAATAATGCCGGTAACGGGAATACATCCACGGCTAATTTTATTTCCGGGATGATGAAATCGGTTCCACCGTTGAATGATTTGTTCAACATGGCAGGGATGAATTTGCCAACATTCCTGAAAGGAGCCGCCACGGAAGATAAAATCACGGATGCCGGACAACAAGGTGAGATTGTTGAAGAGGTTGAGAAGTAGGGGAGATTCTAACTTTTAGTTTCGTTTTTTCGTTTACTTATAATTACCTTTGTGGTATACTTCAATCGTGTATATGACAAAGGTAATTAATCGATTCATAAAAATAGAGAAAAGTTTATGCGCTGGATAATTGACAGTGTTGATGATTTGAAGCGGGTTGCAAAGGAGTTTTTGGAAAGTACCGGGGACAACAAAATATATGCTCTATACGGGCCTATGGGAGTGGGGAAGACCACTTTCGTGAAGGCTGTGGCCGAATGTTTGGGAGTAGAGGATGATGTAAATTCCCCAACGTTTGCTATCGTGAACGAGTATTTGGCAGCAACGGGAGAGTCGCTTTTTCATTTCGATTTCTATCGGGTGAAGAGTATCGAGGAGGCAATGGATTTCGGTTACGAGGAATATTTTTATAGCGGGAATCGTTGTTTTATCGAGTGGCCGGAGATGGTGGAGGCTCTGTTGCCGGAAAACACGTTGATTTGTAAATTCTCTGAGTTGGCAGATGGCCGGAGAGAGTTGGTGATTGAAGAAAAACTATAAAATACAGGTTATGGATAACTCGGGTAAATTATCGGGAGCCCAGATTGATCGGGAGTGGTTTTTATATCAAGAAAAAGAGGTATTCGCGGAATACCGGCAGAAACGATTGACAATTGGTTTACCCAATGAGACCGAGCGACGGGAGAACCGGGTGTGTTTAACCCCTGAGGCTGTGTCTGTCATGGTTGACATGGGGCACACGATAATGGTGCAACGGGGAGCCGGAGAGGCGGCACATTACCATGACCGGGAGTATGCTGATGCGGGAGCCCAGATGGTGGATACTTGTGAGGAAGTGTACACGGCGGATATTATTCTTAAACCGACTCCAGTGACGCAAGGAGACGTGGAGATGATGCATGACCGACAGGTTATTTTGTCCCCCATCGAGCTTTTTGAGTTACGAAAAGAGGCTGTTGTAGAGATGATGCAGAAGAAGGTGACGGCTGTCGGGTTTGATATTCTGAAAGATGAAAACGGGGGGTATCCCGTGGTGCAAATGATGAGCGAGATTTCAGGAAGTTCGGCCATTATGATCGCTAGCGAGTATCTAAGTAATTCCCGGGAAGGGAAAGGGATTTTGCTAGGCGGGGTGACGGGAATCACGCCCGCGGAGGTCGTTATATTAGGTGCCGGGACTTTGGGTGAATACGCGGCTCGCACGGCGTTGGCTTTGGGGGCAGAGGTGAAGGTTTTTGATCATTCGTTGGAACGTTTACGCCGGATAAATCATTGTCTGGGGCAACGGGTATATACTTCTGTTTTTCATAAGCCGGTTTTGGAACGGGCGTTATTGTCGGCCGATGTGCTGATCGGGGCATTGCGCTTTTTTGATGATGATTTGGGTGTCACCGTGTCTGAAGAACAGGTGAGGCTGATGAAACAAGGGGCGGTAATCGTGGATATGTCCATTGGGCATGGCGGGTGTATCGAAACGTCTGGTCCGACTACCCACGAGAATCCGACTTATGTGTATAACGGGGTAATCCATTATTGTGTTCCGAATGTTCCGTCGAGGGTGGCTCGTACGGCTTCTATTGCCTATAGTAATTTATTCACTCCTTTGTTTGATAAGATTTCCCAGACGGGAGGTTTTAATGCCGCCATAAAAAATGATAAGGGCTTGCGACACGGGGTGTACGTTTATAACGGAGTGTTGACCAAACGAGTGATTGCCGATCGTTATGGGTTGGTTTCCAGGGATATTGATTTGTTGTTAGCGGCTTTCTGATTACCCCATAAATACGATAATTCCCAATAATATACCATACACGAGTGCGTAGGGAAAGGCTTGTTTTAGGATTTCTCCTTCTTGGCCTTGTAACTGGCACGCGGAGGCGGCGATGGCAATACTTTGGGGGGAGATGATTTTCCCGGCGGTAGTGCCTGTCGTGTTGGCCGCGGCAAGCCAAGAGGGATCAATGTTCATGTTGGCGGCAATTCCTGCTTGTAGTTTTCCGAAAAGGATGTTTGCGGAGGTTCCGCTACCCGTGATAAATGTCCCTGTTTCCCCGATTAAAGGAGACCAGAAAGCGTAATACTTCCCAGAGAAGGTGGTTAGGGTGTCGGCAAGTAATTGTACCATTCCGGATAGTTCCATGAGTGCGGATATACCGACTAGAGCAATGACCATGATAACGGTACTGCGGATTTGTACGAGGGTTTTGCCTAATAATTTGAACTGCCTGCTTGTGCTTACCCCCTGTATCTGTCCCCCGATAAAAGCTCCGGCAAAAAGCAATAAACTCGTAGCCCTAAAATTGAAGGGAATGGCTAGTAATATAAAGAAAATGATAAGGCCGTAAACACTCCATGCCTTGTATATTTGTCGGGACGAATGTTGCGTGGGGAGGGTATCTTTTTTACCCCTTCCACTCCATTTACTCCACGCTATAATGGCAATGATGGAACAAATGCTGCCTAGAATGGCCGGCATTTCCGGACCGAGATATACGGCAGTAACGTATTGAGCGAGGAAAGATGTGCCCCCGACAAGGGTACCGAGTAAAATGTTTTTTATTAATGCTTGGCGACGTCTGTCAGCCAATATAGCCAACGTGATCGGGATTAAGAATATGAAAGGATATAGTTGTTGGATGGTTGCCTTGCATAATTCCGGTAACGGGCAGCCGGTTTCTTCCATGAGAACGGTTTCCGCTATGCCGACGGCCCCGAATGTCGTGGGTTCGCTGTTGGCGATGAGGCTCACGAGCACGGCAAACAACGGGCGAAATCCAAGTGTTACAAGTATGGCGGCTGGGATGGCTACCGAGGTTCCATAACCGGCCATCCCTTCTAATAACCCGCCGAATCCCCACGTGATTAGTAATACTTGTACACTTTTATCCGTGGAGATAGCTGCCAACTGTTTTTTTAGTATTTCAATTTTACCGGAATCTAACAGAATATTATAGCTGAACACGGCCATCCAAATGACAGAAAGAATGGTGATGCAGGCACGTGCTGTACTGTTTATCAATGTTGAACCGATTTCTTGTACAGGTGTTCCAAAGGCGAAAACGGCTAAAATAACAGTGATGGCGAGGGTAAGCAGGCTACTCTTGTCCCCGGGCCATTTGCATATTCCCATGGATATGATTAGTATGGCCATGGGTAGTAAGGCAAACAAGATTTCGAACATGGCGTACGTTTATCTTTTTATTGCTTGAGAATGGAATCAATAACGGAGGTTAAGTCGCTGTTTTTAGGTATTTTAATTCCTCGGATTCCGGCAGCCTCGGCGGCCTCGATGTCCCGGGAACCATCCCCGATTAACCATGAGGTGGATTTGTCAATGTCAAATTCCCGGATGGCCTGTTCTATCATGTAAGGTGATGGTTTTCGGCATGGGCAAGGGGCGATGCTGCTGTGATGGGGACAATAGTATATTTTGTCCACGTGAGCCCCGTGTTTTTCCAGTTCCTTGCACATGTGTGCGTGAAGATTTTCAACGTCTTCTACCGTGTATTCTCCTTTGGCAACTCCACCTTGGTTGGTAACGACAATAATCAAATAACCTGCTTCGTTCAGTCGACGAATACCGTCAATGACACCGGGATTGAAAACAAAGTCTTCAATTTTGTATATGTAGTAATGTCCTTCATCAGAATTGATGGTTCCGTCTCGATCCAAAAATATAGCCTTTTTCATTTTCAATTTTTATCTTTTAATTTCTAAACTACCCCCTCTAACTCCCCCTATTCTTATGATTTATGCAAATATTTCATGAATAAACAGGGGTATAAAATTGATCTTTTTTGATGACAGCAAACATTCTCGCGATCAGCTTTGCCCTGATCGCGTTAATGACCGTCATCTTGTTCTTTCCTTCCTTAACCTTTCTCTCGTAATACGCCTTTAACTCACCAGACTTCCTTCCCGTGATCGACAAGGCAGCCATGTGTAACAACGTCTTGATTTGCTTGTTCGCCCGCTGGGATACCTTGTTCCTGGAATGTTGACTGCTTCCCGAGGTGTAACGGAAAGGTGCTACCCCGGCATGACAGGCGAACTTGCGGGGATCATCGAAGCGCGTGAACGCTTCAGTCTCGATGATCAAGCAAAGGGCGACACTCGGCCCAACCCCCTCGACTGATAGCAACAACTCCCGCTGCCGCCAGAGAACACGGCAGGAACGGATAATTGTCTCGACGAGTAGATCGATATCTTTGATCAATTTTTCCAGCTCTTCTATCAACCGTTCCAGTCTTTGAGCCTTCTCTTGATAGACTCGATCAAGCATGAACTCTCGTTGGTCGGAGAGTTGCCCCTTGTACTTGGCCAAGTCCGACTTGTAAAGGTCTTGCTCGTTCCTTAACTGCTTGAGGCGCTCGATCTCTTCCCGAGGACGCTGGTAATAACGAGCGTTGTCACTGAAACGAGAGGCGTAGCGAGCGATTCGGTGAGCATCGACCTTGTCATTCTTCCCACGTGAGAAGCCCGAAGAATACTTGATCTGCGCTGGATTTTCAAGCCATAAACCACAAGAGAGAGACTGGCAAGCGATTGACAGGGGGAAGGTGTACTGCCCCGTGTGCTCGGCACAGACTAGCAGGTTATCGATCGAGGTTTTAAAATCAACCAAGAACGTTTCCAGGAAACGACGTATCGACGGGATGTTATTGTTTACTACTTCTTCAAGAACTATCGTGCCGTTTAGCAACACGCAAAAATCAAGTTTCTTTTTACTAACGTCTACCCCGATAAAATAAAAGTTTTCCATATCTTTGTGTTTAGCAATTTGAAGAGGGAAAGGATATTGAACGTCACCTAAAAACCTTAACAACAAGAAAGTTAATTTCTTATACAGGTCCCCGTTCAAGAAAGCCAAGGTGTCCAAATAGGGGGATGAAGCTGTTTTCAAACACAGCTCACGGTTCACACCTCGGTTTCCTTTCTTTCAAATTAGTTCATACTTTACAAATATAAATATTACTTTTTTATTCCATTTACTTTTCATGATACAAAGCTAAGGTTACACAGGGGGAGAATATGTTGTAACATTACAGCGTCTTTTTGCGTCCGTTTCCCCCTCCTGTGTAAGGAGGGAGTAGTTCTTTCATTTAACCTGTAGTCTGAAATTCACCACAAGCGAATTTCAATGCATTATCTTAAATATCAGTTCTTTCAATAGTTCCCCGTCAGAAATGTTAGCGTTACCGACACCTTTTGATTTAAGGTCATATTCCCGTAACCAAGAAATAATGTTGGCACATTTCATGGCGTTATATCTTTTCGCTCCTTCCGTGTAATCTTTTAGAAAATAGAGATTAATCCCTAGCAGCCGGGCCATTTCCTGCTGGTTAGGGGTAGTTTTCTTCTGGTAGTGGTACGTCAGCAGGTTTAGAAAATACCGGAACAACATACTGATCGTGAGTACCAACGGGTTGTTCTTGGGGTTGGCTTCGAAATAATTCACGATACGGTTTGCCTTCAGGTGATCCATTTGTATGATAGCAGCCGTGAGTTCGAACGTGTTGAATTCCTTGCTAATACCCGTGTGTTCTTCCACTAGATTTTCCTTGATTTCACCGCCTCCGGGAAGCAAGAGCATGAGTTTGTCCAGTTCATTGGCCACCTTGCTCAAATCGTTACCCAAGCTTTCCGCTAGAATGCCTGCGGCTTTTAACGAAATCATGTACTTCTTGTCTTTGCAGTACGAGATAATCCAGTCTGGAATTTTATTTTCATAAAGTTTGGCCGATTCGAAATAAACGCAGTGTGAAGAACTGCTTAATTTCTTGAATACCCCTTTACGTTTATCCGGTTTCTTGTTTTTATATAGAAACACGAGGATTGTTGTCGGTTGCAAATGATCAATATAAGGCAGTAAATTCTCAAAGTCCCGAATATTCTGGGCTTCCTTGACAATGACAACCTGACGTTGTGACATCATGGGAAAACGACGGGCTGTGTCGGTCACGGTAGTCATGGAGACATCGTTTCCGTATAATATTGTTTGGTTAAACGCCTTCTCGTCTTCCGTGAGGGCATTCTTCTCGATCCGTGCCGCTATATCGTCCAAGAAATAGGACTCCTCTCCCGATAAAAAGTAAATCGGGGCATATTTTCCTACTTTTAAATCTGCAACTATCTCTTCGTATTTCATAAGGCAAAAGTAATAAACTTTAAATTCCGATCATATCAAAGAATAGTAATTTTAGCGCCGGGAACAGGATTTATCGCCGGGAGATGTGAGACGAGTGTTCTTTTTCAAGCGTGCGTACGATCTGCTCGATTTCCCGATCCCGTCCGTTCGGTTCGTAATCGGCTTTCAGGTTATTCCCGAACAACAGAGCCAGTGATTGCCAAAAATAGGCATTTACCGTTCCCTTGTATTCTTTGATGTGATTGAACGACGTGTTGTTCGTCTCCCGGTAGATTAGGCGAACGAGAATCTTTCCCTGTGTGACGGTTAATTTCATCAACGGTTGCTTGAAGGTGTGCATGAGTTCCTTGTACTCTTGCTTGATAATTTGCTTCCGTTTTGCCTCGGAGTCCGTTTGTGCGAGTTTATACTCGATCTCGTTGATCTTGGCGGCGGCTATTTTCGCGTATGGGAACACTTTCTTCACGTTATGAATCATCCTTAAATTGCGTTGTTGCTGGCGGGCATATTTCCGGGGATTTTTCAAACGGGCAACCACATCTACTTCATGGAGAAGAACATGGGGTATGGTATCCCTACCCATGATCATGGACGGGACAACACTCTGCGCTGTTGCAAAGCTGTTAATAAATAAAGATAGGAGTGATATGATAAATATTTTGCACATTTTTATATCTTTGCATTAACGCTTTATCAATACAAAGTTAGTAGATATATTTGATTTGTAAAAATATTAATTAGTGGAAAAGGAATTTCAGGATCTGTTTCAGATACGTCACAACGATGACCGTGTTGAGGTGGGAAAGGTGTTGATTGCAGAACCTTTTCTGGAAGGTAAGTATTTTAATCGTTCCGTGGTCTACATGGTGGAGCATGACCCGAGTGGGAGCGTGGGTTTTGTATTGAATAAGCCGTTACCTTACACGACTTCCGAGTTGGTAAAAGAACTCGAAGGTGTATATTTTCCCGTGTATATTGGTGGCCCCGTGGAGCGTAATCAGTTGTATTACATCCACCGGAGAAATGATATACCGGACTCGGAAGAGATCGCGAAGGGAATATATTGGGGAGGTGACTTTAAGGCTTTGACGGAGATGTTGAAAGCCGGAAAGATATTAGAAGGTGAGATTCGTTTCTTTGCAGGATATAGTGGTTGGACGGATAGTCAGTTGGAGAATGAACTGTTGGAGAATTCTTGGATGGTGGGAGCGATTCCTACCAACACGTTGTTTACCATCCCGAACGAGGGTTTATGGGAACAGGCCATGAGTTCTCTGGGAGGAAGATATAAGCTGTGGGCGAATTTCCCGGAAGATCCGATTCTTAATTAATTGAAAATTGAGAATGAAGACGATTTGATGAGTTTGGAGTTTAGAGGGAACTACCCCCACCGGCTCCCCCTTGCACAGGGGGAGAGATAGACGCGAGGAACGCTACAATGTAGCGTGTTCTCCCCCTATGTAAGGGGAAGTTTAGAGGGAGGGAGTTAAAGCGTTAGTCTTGTGCGGTTGGAATCTAAAATCTAAAATCATTAAATCTAAAATATAAAGGCAGGCCGTTCTATCGCTGTCCCGCGAGGGAGAGAGGAAAGTCCGGGCAACGCAGGGCATC
Encoded proteins:
- the tsaE gene encoding tRNA (adenosine(37)-N6)-threonylcarbamoyltransferase complex ATPase subunit type 1 TsaE, giving the protein MRWIIDSVDDLKRVAKEFLESTGDNKIYALYGPMGVGKTTFVKAVAECLGVEDDVNSPTFAIVNEYLAATGESLFHFDFYRVKSIEEAMDFGYEEYFYSGNRCFIEWPEMVEALLPENTLICKFSELADGRRELVIEEKL
- a CDS encoding alanine dehydrogenase; protein product: MDNSGKLSGAQIDREWFLYQEKEVFAEYRQKRLTIGLPNETERRENRVCLTPEAVSVMVDMGHTIMVQRGAGEAAHYHDREYADAGAQMVDTCEEVYTADIILKPTPVTQGDVEMMHDRQVILSPIELFELRKEAVVEMMQKKVTAVGFDILKDENGGYPVVQMMSEISGSSAIMIASEYLSNSREGKGILLGGVTGITPAEVVILGAGTLGEYAARTALALGAEVKVFDHSLERLRRINHCLGQRVYTSVFHKPVLERALLSADVLIGALRFFDDDLGVTVSEEQVRLMKQGAVIVDMSIGHGGCIETSGPTTHENPTYVYNGVIHYCVPNVPSRVARTASIAYSNLFTPLFDKISQTGGFNAAIKNDKGLRHGVYVYNGVLTKRVIADRYGLVSRDIDLLLAAF
- a CDS encoding L-lactate permease — protein: MFEILFALLPMAILIISMGICKWPGDKSSLLTLAITVILAVFAFGTPVQEIGSTLINSTARACITILSVIWMAVFSYNILLDSGKIEILKKQLAAISTDKSVQVLLITWGFGGLLEGMAGYGTSVAIPAAILVTLGFRPLFAVLVSLIANSEPTTFGAVGIAETVLMEETGCPLPELCKATIQQLYPFIFLIPITLAILADRRRQALIKNILLGTLVGGTSFLAQYVTAVYLGPEMPAILGSICSIIAIIAWSKWSGRGKKDTLPTQHSSRQIYKAWSVYGLIIFFILLAIPFNFRATSLLLFAGAFIGGQIQGVSTSRQFKLLGKTLVQIRSTVIMVIALVGISALMELSGMVQLLADTLTTFSGKYYAFWSPLIGETGTFITGSGTSANILFGKLQAGIAANMNIDPSWLAAANTTGTTAGKIISPQSIAIAASACQLQGQEGEILKQAFPYALVYGILLGIIVFMG
- a CDS encoding D-glycero-alpha-D-manno-heptose-1,7-bisphosphate 7-phosphatase, yielding MKKAIFLDRDGTINSDEGHYYIYKIEDFVFNPGVIDGIRRLNEAGYLIIVVTNQGGVAKGEYTVEDVENLHAHMCKELEKHGAHVDKIYYCPHHSSIAPCPCRKPSPYMIEQAIREFDIDKSTSWLIGDGSRDIEAAEAAGIRGIKIPKNSDLTSVIDSILKQ
- a CDS encoding IS110 family RNA-guided transposase — its product is MENFYFIGVDVSKKKLDFCVLLNGTIVLEEVVNNNIPSIRRFLETFLVDFKTSIDNLLVCAEHTGQYTFPLSIACQSLSCGLWLENPAQIKYSSGFSRGKNDKVDAHRIARYASRFSDNARYYQRPREEIERLKQLRNEQDLYKSDLAKYKGQLSDQREFMLDRVYQEKAQRLERLIEELEKLIKDIDLLVETIIRSCRVLWRQRELLLSVEGVGPSVALCLIIETEAFTRFDDPRKFACHAGVAPFRYTSGSSQHSRNKVSQRANKQIKTLLHMAALSITGRKSGELKAYYERKVKEGKNKMTVINAIRAKLIARMFAVIKKDQFYTPVYS
- the holA gene encoding DNA polymerase III subunit delta, yielding MKYEEIVADLKVGKYAPIYFLSGEESYFLDDIAARIEKNALTEDEKAFNQTILYGNDVSMTTVTDTARRFPMMSQRQVVIVKEAQNIRDFENLLPYIDHLQPTTILVFLYKNKKPDKRKGVFKKLSSSSHCVYFESAKLYENKIPDWIISYCKDKKYMISLKAAGILAESLGNDLSKVANELDKLMLLLPGGGEIKENLVEEHTGISKEFNTFELTAAIIQMDHLKANRIVNYFEANPKNNPLVLTISMLFRYFLNLLTYHYQKKTTPNQQEMARLLGINLYFLKDYTEGAKRYNAMKCANIISWLREYDLKSKGVGNANISDGELLKELIFKIMH
- a CDS encoding DUF4294 domain-containing protein; this translates as MCKIFIISLLSLFINSFATAQSVVPSMIMGRDTIPHVLLHEVDVVARLKNPRKYARQQQRNLRMIHNVKKVFPYAKIAAAKINEIEYKLAQTDSEAKRKQIIKQEYKELMHTFKQPLMKLTVTQGKILVRLIYRETNNTSFNHIKEYKGTVNAYFWQSLALLFGNNLKADYEPNGRDREIEQIVRTLEKEHSSHISRR
- a CDS encoding YqgE/AlgH family protein; amino-acid sequence: MEKEFQDLFQIRHNDDRVEVGKVLIAEPFLEGKYFNRSVVYMVEHDPSGSVGFVLNKPLPYTTSELVKELEGVYFPVYIGGPVERNQLYYIHRRNDIPDSEEIAKGIYWGGDFKALTEMLKAGKILEGEIRFFAGYSGWTDSQLENELLENSWMVGAIPTNTLFTIPNEGLWEQAMSSLGGRYKLWANFPEDPILN